A genomic window from Sulfurospirillum multivorans DSM 12446 includes:
- a CDS encoding methylated-DNA--[protein]-cysteine S-methyltransferase — protein MVHCTFSSPVGTLLISADERGICALDFDDNGEILKDSNQHIELLKKELEAYFSGKLKTFSVTLHPKGTFFQQGVWNVLQSIPYGETISYSQEAELLKHPKATRAVANANGKNKIAIIIPCHRVIAKNGGIGGYSGGLWRKEYLLALEQKYR, from the coding sequence ATGGTACACTGCACCTTTTCTTCTCCTGTAGGAACGTTACTGATCTCAGCGGATGAGCGTGGCATTTGCGCTTTGGATTTTGATGATAATGGCGAAATTCTTAAAGATTCAAATCAACATATTGAACTACTCAAAAAAGAGCTAGAAGCCTATTTTTCGGGAAAACTCAAAACCTTTAGCGTGACCTTACACCCCAAGGGCACCTTTTTTCAGCAAGGTGTGTGGAATGTGCTTCAAAGCATTCCCTACGGCGAAACCATCTCGTACAGCCAAGAAGCAGAGCTTCTAAAACACCCCAAAGCCACGCGCGCCGTTGCGAATGCGAATGGTAAAAATAAGATCGCTATTATCATCCCATGCCACCGCGTCATTGCCAAAAATGGCGGGATCGGCGGGTACAGCGGAGGATTGTGGCGTAAAGAGTATTTATTAGCATTGGAGCAGAAATATCGATGA
- a CDS encoding GNAT family N-acetyltransferase, whose translation MVTCKLSNTHEDFCALTHALDTELGARYGKVQALYDQHNVIDPIETALVGYEDDLPVACGCFKKIDAKTVEIKRMFVSPTYRRRGFSSQILGILEAWAAELGFSEARLETGKAQPEAIALYAKMGYAVIPNYGPYVGMENSVCMSKKLRN comes from the coding sequence ATGGTTACATGTAAACTATCCAACACACATGAAGATTTTTGTGCCCTAACGCACGCTTTGGACACCGAACTGGGTGCGCGCTATGGCAAAGTGCAAGCACTGTACGATCAACACAATGTGATCGATCCTATCGAAACCGCATTGGTCGGGTATGAAGATGACCTACCTGTGGCGTGCGGATGTTTTAAAAAGATCGATGCCAAAACAGTGGAGATCAAACGCATGTTTGTAAGTCCAACGTATCGAAGACGTGGGTTTTCGTCACAGATTTTAGGAATATTAGAGGCGTGGGCAGCGGAGCTTGGCTTTAGCGAAGCGCGCTTGGAGACAGGTAAAGCTCAACCCGAAGCGATTGCGCTTTATGCCAAAATGGGGTATGCGGTCATTCCCAATTATGGACCTTATGTGGGGATGGAAAACAGCGTTTGTATGTCTAAAAAACTAAGGAATTAG
- a CDS encoding gamma-glutamylcyclotransferase family protein, with amino-acid sequence MTHLFTYGSLMFEDVWNRLVKGNYLSQKATLSGYARRSVKDDVYPVIFQADELVEGVVYYDISEEDRIILDIFEGEYYERKEVELLVKNELIRACVYVLKEEHFDIIDPKPWGEALFATEGIKRFLANYKGFA; translated from the coding sequence ATGACACACCTCTTTACGTATGGATCATTGATGTTTGAAGACGTCTGGAACAGGCTGGTTAAAGGCAATTATCTCTCGCAAAAAGCGACCTTAAGCGGTTATGCCAGACGTTCTGTCAAAGATGATGTTTACCCTGTCATCTTCCAAGCCGATGAGCTTGTCGAAGGGGTCGTTTATTATGATATAAGCGAGGAAGATAGGATCATTCTTGATATTTTTGAAGGCGAATATTACGAGCGTAAAGAGGTGGAGCTTCTGGTTAAAAATGAGCTGATTCGTGCGTGCGTGTATGTTCTAAAAGAGGAACACTTTGATATTATCGACCCCAAACCGTGGGGTGAAGCCCTCTTCGCGACCGAGGGCATCAAACGTTTTTTAGCCAACTACAAAGGGTTTGCTTAG
- a CDS encoding ankyrin repeat domain-containing protein — MQPISQEEEARYVELQEMALDFARKGQSDILASMLESGLHVNLSDAKGNTLLMLASYNGELETVRALIAYGACVDQRNDRDQTPLGGASFKGYLEICKVLVEAGAKVHADNGGGRTPIMFAALFGRVAVVEYLQSVGEKGRDETILGISLRLVARVVLSLKMLFTGKPRHILSARSA; from the coding sequence ATGCAACCAATTTCCCAAGAAGAGGAGGCTCGCTACGTCGAGCTTCAGGAAATGGCGCTTGATTTTGCACGCAAAGGGCAGAGTGATATTTTAGCTTCCATGCTAGAAAGTGGTTTACATGTAAACTTATCGGATGCCAAAGGTAATACGCTCTTGATGCTTGCTTCGTATAATGGCGAACTTGAGACAGTAAGAGCGCTTATTGCGTATGGTGCGTGTGTCGATCAGCGCAACGATCGAGACCAAACACCTCTAGGGGGAGCTTCATTTAAGGGCTATCTGGAGATTTGCAAAGTCTTGGTGGAAGCAGGTGCGAAGGTGCATGCCGACAATGGTGGCGGACGAACGCCCATCATGTTTGCAGCACTCTTTGGGCGTGTTGCGGTTGTGGAGTATCTGCAAAGTGTTGGGGAAAAAGGGCGCGATGAAACGATTTTAGGGATTTCACTGCGTCTTGTTGCCCGTGTCGTGTTGTCTCTAAAGATGCTTTTTACGGGAAAACCTAGACATATTCTCAGCGCGCGTAGCGCCTAA
- a CDS encoding catalase, producing the protein MTQHSKTMTTTGGNPIADNQNSLSAGSRGPLLLHDYQLIEKLAHQNRERIPERTVHAKGSAAFGTLTITEDISRYTKAKVLQKGTVTDLFLRFSIVAAERGGADAERDVRGFAMKFYTEEGNWDLVGNNTPVFFVRDPQKFPDFIHTQKRHPKTNLRSNTAKWDFWSLSPESLHQVTILMSDRGLPKGYRNIDGFGSHTFSLINAQNERFWVKFHFKTEQEIENYTDAEAEAVVAKSRESSQEDLYEAIERQEFPRWKFKIQIMTKEQAEVCAFNPFDLTKVWPHGDYPLIDVGVMELNRNPQNYFAEVEQSSFSPSNVVPGIGFSPDKMLAARVFSYADAHRYRVGTHYEMLPINRPKAEVNTYNADGSMRFDVPDFGDAFYEPNSFGGPKEDKAYLEPAFPVNGDGDRYDHRIGNDDFSQPGALFRLMNEDQKAQLFGNIARAMDGVPREIVDRQIALFDQADPAYGAGVRHALGI; encoded by the coding sequence ATGACACAACACTCAAAAACAATGACAACCACAGGTGGAAATCCAATCGCGGATAACCAAAATTCTTTAAGCGCAGGTTCGCGTGGACCGCTCTTACTTCATGATTATCAACTGATTGAAAAACTTGCGCATCAAAATCGTGAGCGCATTCCTGAACGAACGGTGCATGCGAAAGGCTCTGCCGCGTTTGGAACGCTCACGATTACGGAGGATATTTCGCGCTACACAAAAGCAAAAGTGCTTCAAAAAGGAACAGTGACCGATCTTTTTTTACGTTTTTCGATCGTCGCTGCAGAGCGAGGTGGGGCAGATGCCGAGCGTGATGTGCGAGGCTTTGCGATGAAGTTTTACACTGAAGAGGGAAATTGGGACTTGGTGGGCAATAACACGCCAGTCTTTTTCGTTCGTGATCCTCAAAAGTTTCCCGATTTTATTCACACCCAAAAACGTCACCCAAAGACCAATCTTAGAAGCAATACCGCTAAATGGGATTTTTGGTCACTTTCGCCTGAGAGTCTGCACCAAGTGACGATTTTGATGTCCGATCGAGGGCTTCCAAAAGGGTATCGGAACATTGATGGATTTGGTTCGCATACGTTTAGCCTTATCAATGCCCAAAATGAGCGTTTTTGGGTGAAGTTTCATTTCAAAACCGAGCAAGAAATTGAGAACTACACCGACGCAGAAGCAGAAGCCGTTGTGGCAAAATCACGTGAAAGTTCTCAAGAAGATCTGTATGAAGCCATTGAGCGCCAAGAGTTTCCACGGTGGAAATTTAAAATTCAGATCATGACCAAAGAGCAAGCAGAAGTGTGTGCTTTCAATCCCTTTGATCTCACTAAAGTATGGCCACATGGGGATTATCCATTGATTGATGTGGGTGTGATGGAGCTGAATCGCAATCCACAAAATTACTTTGCTGAGGTAGAACAATCCTCATTCAGCCCATCCAATGTGGTACCAGGCATCGGCTTTTCGCCTGATAAAATGCTCGCAGCCAGAGTCTTTTCGTATGCCGACGCACACCGTTATCGTGTGGGAACGCACTATGAGATGCTTCCGATCAACCGACCAAAAGCAGAGGTCAATACTTACAATGCCGATGGGTCCATGCGTTTTGATGTGCCAGATTTTGGTGATGCTTTTTATGAACCAAACAGCTTTGGAGGCCCCAAAGAAGATAAAGCTTATTTGGAACCCGCATTTCCTGTCAATGGGGATGGCGATAGGTACGATCACCGCATTGGAAACGATGATTTTTCACAGCCAGGAGCGCTGTTTAGACTGATGAATGAAGATCAAAAAGCACAACTTTTTGGCAACATCGCAAGAGCCATGGATGGCGTGCCACGAGAGATTGTGGATCGTCAGATTGCCTTGTTTGACCAAGCTGATCCCGCGTATGGCGCAGGTGTGCGTCACGCTTTAGGCATCTAA
- a CDS encoding peroxiredoxin gives MACDTTNVEAKASNTVEENNSEMKIQEKKTMSSSLVLQKAPIFKMDAYDAKTGHYTTVKSEDYEGKWHVVCFYPADFTFVCPTEIAAMNAKYDEFQELGVEILAVSTDTKFSHKRFVETEPILAGLKLTIGADPTGTVSRAFGVMIEDEGIALRGRFLINPEGVCVAQEVQAPMVGRNVNEFLRQVRAWQHASKTGEVCPAGWRPGKKTLPVNTDVEKMTGRVGDYITIEEILS, from the coding sequence ATGGCATGTGATACCACTAATGTTGAAGCGAAAGCTTCTAATACCGTCGAAGAAAACAATTCAGAAATGAAAATACAGGAGAAAAAAACAATGAGTTCATCTTTAGTTCTACAAAAAGCCCCAATATTTAAAATGGATGCATACGACGCCAAAACAGGTCACTATACCACGGTTAAAAGTGAAGATTACGAAGGAAAATGGCATGTGGTCTGCTTTTATCCAGCCGATTTTACCTTTGTCTGCCCAACAGAAATTGCGGCAATGAATGCAAAATACGATGAGTTTCAAGAGCTAGGTGTTGAGATCTTAGCGGTTTCAACTGATACAAAATTTTCACACAAACGTTTCGTTGAGACTGAGCCTATTTTAGCAGGTTTAAAACTAACTATCGGTGCCGATCCAACGGGTACCGTAAGTCGTGCTTTTGGCGTGATGATCGAAGATGAAGGCATTGCCCTTCGTGGACGTTTTCTGATCAATCCCGAAGGTGTGTGTGTCGCACAAGAGGTTCAAGCGCCGATGGTTGGACGAAACGTGAACGAATTTTTACGCCAAGTCAGAGCATGGCAACATGCCAGCAAAACAGGCGAAGTATGCCCTGCAGGTTGGAGACCAGGCAAAAAAACATTGCCTGTTAATACTGACGTTGAGAAGATGACAGGTCGCGTGGGTGATTATATTACCATCGAAGAGATTCTTTCTTAA
- a CDS encoding Crp/Fnr family transcriptional regulator, translating into MLDLHDFEFAKVLNGEEFDYLLRHAKRVSIPKHTILFYQEAICKDILLLGKGEIELYMYAKNDQKIPLYALKEGEQCVINTSSTISQTPAIGTAQSLSDVEGWMVSEEVVKYLMHRSPSYLNYVFPFLRIKLDALATLIQDIKFKKLDSRILEWLRAHPSKIVQATHEEIAEALGTSRVVISRVLKDLEKQNFVKLHRKAIEIL; encoded by the coding sequence ATGCTTGATTTACACGATTTTGAATTTGCCAAAGTGCTTAACGGCGAGGAGTTTGACTATCTTTTACGCCATGCTAAACGCGTATCGATTCCTAAACATACGATCCTTTTTTACCAAGAAGCGATTTGCAAAGATATTTTGCTCTTAGGCAAAGGCGAAATTGAGCTTTACATGTACGCAAAAAACGATCAAAAAATCCCTCTGTATGCGCTCAAAGAAGGCGAACAGTGCGTCATCAACACCTCAAGCACCATCTCTCAAACGCCTGCGATTGGAACGGCGCAAAGTCTTAGCGATGTTGAAGGCTGGATGGTCAGCGAAGAGGTGGTCAAATACCTCATGCATCGCTCGCCCTCGTACCTCAACTATGTTTTTCCCTTTTTACGTATCAAACTTGACGCTCTTGCGACACTGATTCAAGACATCAAATTTAAAAAACTCGACAGTCGCATCTTGGAGTGGCTTCGCGCTCACCCTTCAAAGATCGTTCAAGCAACACATGAAGAGATCGCCGAAGCACTGGGTACATCGCGCGTTGTGATCAGTCGGGTGCTTAAAGACCTTGAAAAGCAGAACTTCGTGAAGTTGCACCGCAAAGCGATTGAGATTTTGTAA
- a CDS encoding YgaP family membrane protein, which yields MKCNIGKTDRMLRAIVGVAVIILGVIFNSWFGLIGIVLLATALFRFCPAYFPFSIDTSKNDDGTSCGGGGCGCGK from the coding sequence ATGAAATGTAATATAGGAAAAACAGACCGAATGCTTCGTGCGATTGTGGGTGTTGCTGTGATTATTTTAGGGGTTATTTTTAACAGCTGGTTTGGGCTGATTGGTATCGTGTTGCTGGCAACGGCACTGTTTCGTTTCTGCCCAGCGTACTTTCCTTTTTCCATCGACACGTCTAAAAATGATGATGGAACTTCATGCGGTGGTGGCGGTTGCGGCTGCGGTAAATAA
- the leuC gene encoding 3-isopropylmalate dehydratase large subunit, whose protein sequence is MGQTITEKIFSDHVGHAVKAGEIIKSKIDMVIGNDITTPISIRAFEESGATKLANPDGFSIVMDHYIPAKDIASANQAKISREFAYKHDLKHYFDEKDMGIEHALLPEKGLIVPGDVIIGADSHTCTHGALGAFATGMGSTDLAFAMITGENWFKVPESIKVVFSGKPKKYVYGKDLILEVIRILGVDGALYRTLEFTGDTIGYLSMDDRFSLCNMAIEAGAKSGIVAVDDITKAFLNDKNLAREPKFFYSDEDATYVHVLHIDVANLEPVIAYPFLPSNGKSINEAVKDDLSIDQVFIGSCTNGRLEDLRIAATILKGRKVARKTRLIITPATQKISLQAQKEGLVDIFIEAGAVFSNPTCGACLGGYMGILGEGERCVSTTNRNFVGRMGARTSEIYLANSAVAAASAVMGKITDPRSL, encoded by the coding sequence ATGGGACAAACCATCACTGAAAAGATTTTTAGCGACCACGTGGGTCACGCTGTCAAAGCGGGCGAGATTATCAAAAGTAAAATCGACATGGTCATCGGCAACGACATTACCACGCCCATTTCCATTAGGGCGTTTGAAGAGAGTGGCGCGACCAAGCTTGCCAACCCTGATGGCTTTAGCATCGTCATGGATCACTACATTCCTGCCAAAGACATTGCCAGTGCCAATCAAGCCAAAATTAGCCGTGAATTTGCGTACAAACACGACCTTAAACACTATTTTGATGAAAAAGATATGGGCATTGAGCATGCGCTTTTACCTGAAAAAGGTCTTATCGTTCCAGGCGATGTCATCATCGGTGCCGATTCACACACCTGTACGCACGGCGCTCTTGGTGCTTTTGCTACGGGCATGGGTTCCACTGACCTTGCATTTGCGATGATCACCGGTGAGAACTGGTTTAAAGTACCCGAATCCATCAAAGTCGTCTTTAGTGGCAAACCTAAAAAATACGTTTACGGAAAAGATCTCATCCTTGAAGTGATTCGTATTTTAGGAGTTGACGGCGCGTTGTACCGAACGCTCGAATTTACAGGCGATACTATTGGCTATCTCAGTATGGATGATCGTTTCTCCTTGTGCAACATGGCGATTGAAGCGGGTGCCAAAAGCGGTATCGTCGCGGTGGATGACATTACCAAAGCCTTTTTAAACGACAAAAATCTTGCACGCGAGCCAAAATTCTTCTACTCAGACGAAGACGCTACCTATGTCCACGTCCTTCACATCGATGTCGCGAACCTTGAGCCCGTGATTGCGTATCCATTTTTACCATCAAATGGCAAATCGATCAATGAAGCGGTCAAAGATGATTTGAGCATCGATCAAGTCTTTATCGGCAGTTGCACCAACGGTCGTTTGGAAGATTTGCGTATCGCGGCAACCATCTTAAAAGGTCGCAAAGTCGCACGTAAAACACGCCTTATCATCACCCCAGCAACACAAAAAATCTCCTTGCAAGCGCAAAAAGAGGGCTTGGTGGACATTTTTATAGAAGCAGGAGCCGTCTTTAGTAACCCAACCTGTGGTGCCTGTTTAGGCGGTTATATGGGCATTTTGGGCGAAGGGGAACGTTGTGTCTCCACGACCAATCGTAATTTTGTGGGACGCATGGGTGCGCGCACCAGTGAGATTTATCTTGCCAACTCAGCCGTAGCAGCTGCCAGTGCCGTTATGGGCAAAATCACCGATCCAAGATCACTGTAA
- the mobA gene encoding molybdenum cofactor guanylyltransferase, whose translation MPLIPLPLVIIAGGKSSRMGSDKALLPFGGFKTLTEFQLHRLKPYFSRLHVSAKNSEKFAFEASFIDDNPNFADHSPLVALLSILEQLQTPVCVLSVDTPFVTPEIFETLYKNFEEGDDAIVATSPCASHQLCAIYAPSIVKTIRAQLAKNEHKIRSVFSQSRTKFIAFESDEPFFNLNHPDEYQKAQELL comes from the coding sequence ATGCCTTTGATCCCACTGCCTTTGGTGATTATTGCTGGTGGGAAAAGTTCGCGCATGGGAAGCGATAAAGCCTTGCTTCCCTTTGGCGGATTTAAAACACTCACCGAGTTTCAACTGCACAGGCTCAAACCTTACTTTTCTCGTTTACATGTAAGCGCTAAAAACAGCGAAAAATTTGCGTTTGAAGCCTCCTTTATCGACGATAATCCAAACTTTGCCGACCACTCACCGCTCGTTGCACTGCTCTCCATTTTGGAGCAGTTACAAACGCCCGTGTGTGTGCTCAGCGTCGATACCCCGTTTGTCACGCCTGAGATTTTTGAAACACTGTATAAAAATTTTGAAGAGGGCGATGATGCGATTGTTGCCACCTCACCGTGCGCTTCGCATCAACTCTGCGCGATTTATGCTCCGTCCATTGTGAAAACCATTCGTGCGCAACTTGCCAAGAATGAGCACAAAATCCGCTCCGTTTTCAGCCAAAGCCGTACCAAATTTATCGCTTTTGAATCAGACGAGCCTTTTTTTAACCTTAACCATCCTGATGAATACCAAAAAGCACAGGAGCTTTTATGA
- a CDS encoding EAL domain-containing protein encodes MELFRIHDDKFALLLDTPFELSKMENLIFALSEEMERLSFAYQNKNIEVEVHIGISFDHFEPLEKAQKALLVAKAENQPFVTYSEFANVLMSENEEAMEAMMKSAIENGQIVLHFQAIVDQNEEPFYYEALLRLAYHQTLQSPKLFLKIAKERNLYNALFESIAHKVAQLCDQTGLRLALNLSSEDLINTNHVSFLKTCFAEKSIVLEIQYDPKTPLGNLKKAMRELKDAGLMLALDNVELINEFEAGLIDVIKVHGDLIRNLALGASAQLTCKSLVVLAQSKHIQSVATHLNAKAVVEAARELEFDLFQGYIFEQPHSLV; translated from the coding sequence ATGGAGCTTTTTCGCATACACGATGATAAATTTGCTCTTTTGCTCGACACTCCTTTTGAACTCTCCAAGATGGAGAACCTCATCTTTGCGCTGTCTGAAGAGATGGAGCGTCTAAGCTTTGCCTATCAAAATAAAAATATCGAGGTCGAAGTTCACATCGGCATCAGTTTTGACCATTTTGAACCTTTGGAAAAAGCACAAAAAGCCCTTTTAGTCGCCAAAGCAGAAAATCAACCCTTTGTCACCTACTCCGAATTTGCCAATGTGTTGATGAGTGAAAACGAAGAAGCGATGGAAGCGATGATGAAAAGTGCGATTGAAAATGGGCAAATCGTGCTCCATTTTCAAGCGATTGTTGATCAAAATGAAGAGCCTTTTTACTACGAAGCACTCCTTCGCTTAGCCTATCATCAAACCCTCCAATCGCCCAAACTCTTTTTAAAAATTGCCAAAGAACGCAATCTCTACAATGCACTTTTTGAAAGCATCGCACACAAAGTAGCACAACTGTGCGACCAAACAGGGCTGCGCCTTGCACTCAACCTCTCCTCTGAAGATCTGATCAACACCAACCATGTAAGCTTTTTGAAAACGTGTTTTGCAGAAAAATCAATCGTCCTAGAGATTCAATACGATCCAAAAACGCCTCTTGGAAATTTAAAAAAAGCGATGCGAGAACTCAAAGATGCGGGGCTGATGCTTGCGCTGGATAATGTCGAGCTGATCAACGAGTTTGAAGCAGGGCTCATTGATGTAATCAAAGTGCATGGTGATCTCATTCGAAATCTCGCACTGGGCGCATCTGCACAGCTTACATGTAAAAGCCTTGTCGTGCTAGCGCAGAGTAAACATATTCAAAGTGTGGCAACACACCTTAACGCAAAAGCCGTTGTTGAGGCTGCTCGTGAACTTGAATTTGATCTTTTTCAAGGCTATATCTTCGAGCAACCTCATTCATTGGTCTAA
- a CDS encoding nitrous oxide reductase accessory protein NosL — MQKSLWVIVFAIVLALGLHANEFNKMATGEPELIQKGDEKAYCPICGMSLKMFYKTSHGVILKDGTAKQYCSIRCLAADYPAIESHISKIVVTDVKSEKLIDVKSAFYVVGSKVPGTMSMVSKLAFANEADAKAFATENGGEVMNFDAAFAKAKASLANDVDEFIKKKQKGMYPMGEKIYNGKCEKEKIHLEAFNTIAELKVGLKKTQVCGELNEQELQAVSLYLWEIVRLEAHEHKTTIHVEKDEKCPVCGMFVYKYPKWAARMNYSENGKPVSHAFDGVKDLLKFYHAPSKWGNYTKHKDAELTILVSDYYTGDAIDGMKAFYVVGSDVVGPMGKEFIPFKTLTSAQTFMKDHKGLQVVEFSKIDEALVYAQDK; from the coding sequence ATGCAAAAAAGTCTATGGGTGATCGTTTTCGCAATCGTTTTAGCATTGGGATTACACGCAAATGAGTTCAATAAAATGGCGACGGGTGAGCCAGAATTGATTCAAAAAGGGGATGAAAAAGCGTATTGTCCTATATGTGGCATGAGTCTGAAAATGTTCTACAAAACGTCACATGGGGTGATCTTAAAAGATGGTACCGCAAAACAGTACTGCTCTATCAGATGTCTTGCAGCGGACTATCCAGCCATTGAATCACACATCTCTAAAATTGTGGTCACCGATGTCAAAAGTGAAAAACTCATCGACGTGAAGAGTGCATTTTATGTGGTCGGTTCCAAAGTGCCTGGAACGATGAGCATGGTCAGTAAACTTGCCTTTGCTAATGAAGCCGATGCCAAAGCATTTGCGACAGAAAATGGTGGTGAAGTGATGAATTTCGATGCAGCCTTTGCCAAAGCAAAAGCCTCTTTAGCCAATGATGTTGATGAGTTTATCAAGAAAAAGCAAAAGGGTATGTACCCGATGGGTGAGAAAATCTACAATGGCAAATGTGAAAAAGAGAAGATTCATCTCGAAGCGTTTAACACCATTGCGGAGCTCAAAGTTGGTTTGAAAAAAACGCAAGTGTGTGGAGAGCTAAATGAACAAGAACTCCAAGCGGTTTCGCTGTATCTTTGGGAAATTGTACGTTTAGAAGCGCATGAGCATAAAACAACGATTCATGTCGAAAAAGATGAAAAATGCCCTGTATGCGGGATGTTCGTTTACAAGTATCCCAAATGGGCTGCGCGCATGAATTACAGTGAAAATGGCAAACCTGTTAGCCATGCGTTTGATGGTGTGAAAGATCTGTTGAAATTTTATCATGCGCCTTCAAAATGGGGCAATTACACGAAACATAAAGATGCTGAGCTTACCATTTTGGTCAGTGATTACTACACGGGGGATGCGATCGATGGAATGAAAGCATTTTATGTTGTGGGAAGCGATGTTGTAGGACCGATGGGAAAAGAGTTTATTCCTTTTAAAACCCTCACCAGTGCGCAAACGTTTATGAAAGATCATAAAGGACTACAGGTGGTAGAGTTTTCTAAGATCGATGAAGCGCTGGTTTACGCGCAGGACAAGTAA
- a CDS encoding Dabb family protein, translated as MMVKHIVFFKLPDNSEASKQAVKDRIMSMQGKLDFVKHLEVGINFCTEERAFDVALISDFETKEDLQTYATHPIHVEVVNFIKSLNAVSKVVDYEY; from the coding sequence ATGATGGTTAAGCATATTGTATTTTTTAAACTGCCTGATAATTCTGAGGCGTCTAAACAAGCGGTGAAAGATCGCATTATGAGTATGCAAGGCAAGCTTGATTTTGTGAAGCATCTGGAAGTTGGCATCAATTTTTGCACAGAAGAGCGAGCCTTTGATGTCGCCCTCATCAGTGATTTTGAGACCAAAGAGGATTTGCAAACCTACGCAACGCATCCGATTCATGTCGAAGTGGTGAATTTCATCAAATCACTGAATGCCGTCTCTAAAGTGGTCGATTACGAGTATTAA
- the yddG gene encoding aromatic amino acid exporter YddG yields the protein MNRIQQGNIAGLSAILLWATLALFTVFTQKIPPFQLTFMAFSVAFMIGLGLWIKEGKGIMIHLRLPWKVWIVGIYGLFGYHFFYFLALKSAPALEANLINYLWPLLIVLLSSFLPNEKLRWFHIAGALLGFLGALVLLGFGKEIAFSSQYTHGYMYALLCAFIWSSYSVLSRYFGAVPTLSVGGFCGASALLALCAHLVFEQTYTPTFEECIAAIGLGLGPVGVAFFVWDYGMKQGDIKLIGSLSYATPLLSTLMLVLFGRSAPNSAIWIACALIVLGSILSSLPFFKGLLSKINTRNRPL from the coding sequence ATGAATCGTATACAACAAGGAAATATTGCAGGGCTTAGTGCCATTTTGCTGTGGGCAACGTTGGCACTTTTTACCGTTTTTACCCAAAAGATTCCCCCGTTTCAGCTGACGTTTATGGCATTTAGTGTGGCATTTATGATTGGGCTTGGATTGTGGATCAAAGAGGGTAAAGGCATTATGATTCATCTGAGATTGCCATGGAAAGTCTGGATAGTGGGCATTTACGGTCTTTTTGGTTACCACTTTTTTTACTTTTTAGCGCTTAAAAGTGCTCCTGCTTTGGAAGCCAATCTGATTAATTACCTCTGGCCTTTGCTGATTGTGCTTTTGAGCAGCTTTCTTCCCAATGAAAAACTACGATGGTTTCATATCGCAGGAGCCCTTTTAGGGTTTTTGGGAGCTTTAGTACTTTTAGGATTTGGCAAAGAGATCGCTTTTTCTTCTCAGTATACGCACGGTTACATGTACGCGCTTTTGTGTGCGTTTATTTGGAGCAGTTATTCGGTGCTTTCACGCTATTTTGGTGCAGTTCCCACCCTCAGCGTTGGCGGATTTTGTGGTGCGAGTGCACTGCTTGCCTTATGTGCACATTTGGTGTTTGAGCAGACGTATACGCCTACTTTTGAAGAGTGTATCGCGGCAATTGGGTTGGGACTCGGTCCCGTTGGGGTGGCTTTTTTTGTCTGGGATTATGGGATGAAACAAGGTGACATTAAGTTAATTGGCTCGCTCTCGTATGCGACACCGCTTCTTTCAACACTCATGTTAGTGCTTTTTGGACGATCAGCTCCCAACAGCGCAATTTGGATCGCGTGTGCCCTGATCGTCCTTGGTTCGATACTCTCTTCCCTCCCTTTTTTTAAAGGGTTGCTTTCAAAGATTAATACTCGTAATCGACCACTTTAG